One Microcebus murinus isolate Inina chromosome 22, M.murinus_Inina_mat1.0, whole genome shotgun sequence DNA segment encodes these proteins:
- the COQ5 gene encoding 2-methoxy-6-polyprenyl-1,4-benzoquinol methylase, mitochondrial isoform X2 gives MAAPKSYAVWSYCGRGWSRAMRGCQLPGLRSSWPRDPLGVRLLSQEKPTTETHFGFETVLEEEKKGKVYHVFESVAKKYDVMNDMMSLGIHRVWKDLLLWKMRPIPGTQLLDVAGGTGDIAFRFLNYVQAQHHRKQKRQLRAQQNLSWEEIAKKYQNEEDSLGGSHVMVCDINKEMLKVGMQKAFAQGHKAGLSWVLGDAEELPFNDDKFDIYTIAFGIRNVTHIDQALQEAHRVLKPGGRFLCLEFSQVNNPLISRLYDLYSFQVIPVLGEVIAGDWKSYQYLIESIRRFPSQEEFKEMIEDAGFHKVTYESLTSGIVAIHSGFKL, from the exons ATGGCGGCCCCCAAGAGCTACGCTGTATGGAGCTACTGCGGCCGTGGATGGTCGCGGGCGATGCGGGGCTGCCAGCTTCCTGGGCTTCGTAGCTCCTGGCCCCGGGACCCACTGGGTGTGCGGCTCTTGTCCCAGGAGAAACCGACAACGGAAACGCACTTCGGGTTTGAGACTGTgttggaggaagagaagaagggcAAAG TCTATCATGTGTTTGAAAGTGTGGCCAAGAAGTATGATGTGATGAATGACATGATGAGTCTTGGTATCCATCGTGTTTGGAAGGATTTGCTGCTCTGGAAGATGCGTCCAATTCCTGGGACCCAGCTGCTTGATGTTGCTGGAGGCACAG GTGACATTGCATTCCGGTTCCTTAATTATGTTCAGGCACAGCATCACAGAAAGCAGAAGAGGCAGTTAAGGGCTCAGCAAAATTTATCCTGGGAAGAAATTGCCAAAAAATACCAGAATGAAGAGGATTCCTTGGGCGGTTCCCATGTCATGGTCTGTGACATCAACAAAGAGATGCTAAAGGTGGGAATGCAGAAAGCCTTTGCTCAAGGACACAAAGCTG GACTTTCGTGGGTATTGGGAGATGCTGAAGAACTGCCCTTTAATGATGACAAGTTTGATATTTACACCATAGCCTTTGGGATCCGGAATGTCACACACATTGATCAG GCACTCCAAGAAGCGCATCGGGTCCTGAAACCAGGAGGACGGTTTCTCTGCCTGGAGTTTAGCCAAGTGAACAATCCCCTCATATCCAG gCTTTATGATCTATATAGCTTCCAGGTCATTCCTGTCCTGGGAGAGGTCATTGCAGGAGACTGGAAGTCCTATCAGTACCTCATAGAGAGTATCCGAAGGTTCCCATCTCAG GAAGAGTTCAAGGAGATGATAGAAGATGCGGGTTTCCACAAGGTGACTTATGAAAGTCTAACATCAGGCATTGTGGCCATTCATTCGGGCTTCAAACTTTAA
- the DYNLL1 gene encoding dynein light chain 1, cytoplasmic, with protein MCDRKAVIKNADMSEEMQQDSVECATQALEKYNIEKDIAAHIKKEFDKKYNPTWHCIVGRNFGSYVTHETKHFIYFYLGQVAILLFKSG; from the exons ATGTGCGACCGAAAGGCCGTGATCAAAAATGCGGACATGTCGGAGGAGATGCAACAGGACTCGGTGGAGTGCGCTACTCAGGCGTTGGAGAAATATAACATAGAAAAGGACATTGCGGCCCATATCAAGAAG gaGTTTGACAAGAAGTACAATCCCACCTGGCATTGCATTGTGGGGAGGAACTTCGGTAGTTATGTGACACATGAAACCAAGCACTTCATCTACTTCTACCTGGGCCAAGTGGCCATTCTTCTGTTCAAATCTGGTTAA
- the COQ5 gene encoding 2-methoxy-6-polyprenyl-1,4-benzoquinol methylase, mitochondrial isoform X1, which yields MAAPKSYAVWSYCGRGWSRAMRGCQLPGLRSSWPRDPLGVRLLSQEKPTTETHFGFETVLEEEKKGKVYHVFESVAKKYDVMNDMMSLGIHRVWKDLLLWKMRPIPGTQLLDVAGGTGDIAFRFLNYVQAQHHRKQKRQLRAQQNLSWEEIAKKYQNEEDSLGGSHVMVCDINKEMLKVGMQKAFAQGHKAGLSWVLGDAEELPFNDDKFDIYTIAFGIRNVTHIDQALQEAHRVLKPGGRFLCLEFSQVNNPLISRLYDLYSFQVIPVLGEVIAGDWKSYQYLIESIRRFPSQPAGAYWPLKLTGGNRHWKELHKPTTQSYLHRNVTFSHLNQKIKVKSCQPPNSR from the exons ATGGCGGCCCCCAAGAGCTACGCTGTATGGAGCTACTGCGGCCGTGGATGGTCGCGGGCGATGCGGGGCTGCCAGCTTCCTGGGCTTCGTAGCTCCTGGCCCCGGGACCCACTGGGTGTGCGGCTCTTGTCCCAGGAGAAACCGACAACGGAAACGCACTTCGGGTTTGAGACTGTgttggaggaagagaagaagggcAAAG TCTATCATGTGTTTGAAAGTGTGGCCAAGAAGTATGATGTGATGAATGACATGATGAGTCTTGGTATCCATCGTGTTTGGAAGGATTTGCTGCTCTGGAAGATGCGTCCAATTCCTGGGACCCAGCTGCTTGATGTTGCTGGAGGCACAG GTGACATTGCATTCCGGTTCCTTAATTATGTTCAGGCACAGCATCACAGAAAGCAGAAGAGGCAGTTAAGGGCTCAGCAAAATTTATCCTGGGAAGAAATTGCCAAAAAATACCAGAATGAAGAGGATTCCTTGGGCGGTTCCCATGTCATGGTCTGTGACATCAACAAAGAGATGCTAAAGGTGGGAATGCAGAAAGCCTTTGCTCAAGGACACAAAGCTG GACTTTCGTGGGTATTGGGAGATGCTGAAGAACTGCCCTTTAATGATGACAAGTTTGATATTTACACCATAGCCTTTGGGATCCGGAATGTCACACACATTGATCAG GCACTCCAAGAAGCGCATCGGGTCCTGAAACCAGGAGGACGGTTTCTCTGCCTGGAGTTTAGCCAAGTGAACAATCCCCTCATATCCAG gCTTTATGATCTATATAGCTTCCAGGTCATTCCTGTCCTGGGAGAGGTCATTGCAGGAGACTGGAAGTCCTATCAGTACCTCATAGAGAGTATCCGAAGGTTCCCATCTCAG ccagCTGGAGCCTATTGGCCTTTGAAATTAACAGGAGGGAACAGGCACTGGAAGGAACTTCATAAACCAACAACCCAGTCTTACCTCCATAGGAACGTGACTTTCTCACATctgaatcaaaaaataaaagttaaaagctGCCAACCTCCCAATAGTAGATAA